Proteins from one Pantoea cypripedii genomic window:
- a CDS encoding MFS transporter, translated as MFDFTRGQSALDRRYHYWRCRILANIWLGYAVFCFTRKSFNVAAPEILASGVLTRTDLGLLATLFYFTYGLSKFCSGIISDHCSARYFMGLGLIATGMVNILLGFSTALWVFVLLWMMNAFFQGWGSPACARLLTAWYSRTERGGWWALWNTAHNVGGALVPIIGGAVALLYGWRTGMMMAGGLAIFTGCLLCWRLRDRPQTIGLPAVGEWRQDALEVAQQQEGVGLTHRQILYKYVWANPYIWLLSLCYVLVYFVRAAINDWGNLFMAETLQADIVTANSAVTLFELGGFCGALVAGWGSDKLFNGNRGPMNLIFAAGIMLSVGSLWLMPIASYTMQAACFFITGFFVFGPQMLIGMAAVECSHKAVAGAATGFVGLFAYLGASLSGWPLARIIDIWHWSGFFIVITLAAGISALLLLPFLHAQTPRESDSQPQ; from the coding sequence GCACCGGAAATCCTCGCCAGCGGCGTGCTGACGCGCACCGACCTCGGCCTGCTGGCCACGTTGTTCTACTTCACCTATGGTCTGTCAAAATTTTGCTCCGGCATTATCAGTGACCACTGCAGCGCGCGCTATTTTATGGGGCTTGGGCTTATCGCCACCGGCATGGTGAATATTCTGTTAGGGTTTTCCACAGCGTTATGGGTGTTTGTCCTGCTGTGGATGATGAATGCGTTTTTCCAGGGCTGGGGTTCTCCGGCCTGCGCGCGTTTGCTGACCGCATGGTATTCCCGCACCGAGCGCGGAGGCTGGTGGGCGCTGTGGAATACGGCGCATAACGTCGGCGGTGCGCTGGTGCCGATCATCGGCGGCGCCGTGGCGCTGCTCTACGGATGGCGGACCGGCATGATGATGGCCGGTGGCCTGGCGATCTTTACCGGTTGTTTGCTGTGCTGGCGTCTGCGCGACCGTCCGCAAACCATAGGCTTGCCCGCTGTGGGCGAGTGGCGCCAGGATGCACTGGAAGTGGCCCAGCAGCAGGAAGGCGTCGGACTCACCCACCGGCAAATCCTGTACAAATATGTGTGGGCAAATCCCTACATCTGGCTGCTGTCACTCTGCTATGTGCTGGTGTACTTCGTTCGGGCCGCGATCAATGACTGGGGCAATCTGTTTATGGCGGAGACGCTGCAGGCAGATATTGTCACCGCCAATTCTGCCGTCACCCTGTTCGAGCTGGGTGGATTTTGCGGTGCGCTGGTGGCGGGCTGGGGGTCGGATAAACTGTTCAACGGGAACCGCGGCCCTATGAACCTGATCTTCGCTGCCGGGATTATGCTCTCTGTCGGCTCGCTGTGGCTGATGCCGATTGCCAGCTACACCATGCAGGCGGCCTGTTTCTTCATTACCGGCTTTTTCGTTTTCGGCCCGCAGATGCTGATTGGTATGGCCGCGGTGGAATGTTCACATAAAGCCGTGGCAGGTGCGGCCACCGGATTTGTCGGGTTGTTTGCCTACCTGGGTGCATCACTTTCTGGCTGGCCACTGGCAAGGATCATTGATATCTGGCACTGGAGCGGCTTCTTTATCGTTATTACCCTTGCCGCCGGTATATCCGCCCTGCTCTTGCTGCCGTTTCTTCATGCTCAGACGCCGCGTGAGAGCGATTCTCAACCTCAATAG